In Periplaneta americana isolate PAMFEO1 unplaced genomic scaffold, P.americana_PAMFEO1_priV1 scaffold_91, whole genome shotgun sequence, the sequence gtgatttttatagaataataataataataataataataataataataatacttacttacttacttatggcttttaaggaaccctgagattcattgccgccctcacataagcccgccattggtccctatcctgtgcaagattaatccagtctctaccatcatatcccacctccttcaaatacattttaatattatcttcccatctacgtctcggcctcctcaaaggtctttttccctctggcctcccaactaacactctatatgcatttctggattcacccatacgtgctacatgccctgcccatctcaaacgtctggatttaatgttcctaattatgtcaggtgaagaatacaatgcgtgcagttctgcgttgtgtaactttctccattctcctgtaacttcatcccttttagccccaaatatttccctaagaatcttattctcagaaaccctcaatctctgttcctctctcaaagtgagagtccaagtttcacagcatacagatcaaccggtaatataactaataataataataataataataataataataataataataataataataatgattgctAGAATGAAGATAATGTACCTATATATTGTCACTGTTCTTATTACAGGCAGAGTCAGACTATTTGCCTGAAGTTAAGAAGGAAGTTGCTGAAGAAGAAATAATGGAAGATAATCTCGGTGTTTTGGGGTGAGTAAAATGGTAATAAATCCTTGTAGAAAAAGAAAGAACCGTGCTTATGTCTCCAGGATAAGGGTATGCTGTAActttaggaaaaataaaatactttaaaagttgaaaataggGTACAACAAAAGTGTTCTGTCCTCTTCAAGCTTAATTTTAATATCGGACAAATCATTGAACACTGATAGGCAGAAATAAAAGACTGTTTACTCCAGCAGGCGAGCTCCCTTTGAATGTACCTTAATTACTAACAGCATATGACCAATACAGAAAATgactaaaattatttttcagtaaaataatgtactatacGTACTCGTATAACACAGGAATTGGATGGGAAGTAATGGAGGTAATACAGTATCTATATAGGGTGTCTCTAAATTGGACTGACAACCTTAAGGATCGAATAGATAAccttttttaaacacatttttaaggaACAAATGGGGTGCAGTGTTTTGGgtacagactgttaatttaacactgcagtaataataataataattttatttatttagattattaACTTGCAAAACAACGTAATGTGATATTTATTGTCGTGAACATTTATAACAGTTACGGTGCACTACTACAAGTTAATGAcctaaaaactgaaacaaaacatCACATCCCATTTTTTAATAAAGGTGTTACACCTTCAAaggggaaaaaagagaaaattcaatgttcatttttattatattaatttaatatgaactctAGCTTTATATCTGTGTTAAGATGTCCGTAAAGTAGACCAAGTTATGCGTTGAAATGTCATGCCATGCAAACACAGTTCAGCCAGCAATCTGTAATTTTATTGCTCGTTTTCTCAAAACTGTTGTTGAAAACTACTTACATCACATCTTccacaattaattataattagaacATTTCATGAAATGTTGTATGGCCATTTTTCTTAGTGAAAGCAACAAACTGTACCTCAATCTTTAACCTATCTTTACAGAAAtgaaacacaaaaagaaaaacatttcatttaagacaaaaaaaaaaagtagtaccaATTATTAAAAACGTTggagcaattttttttaaatagtttggtACAAGTAGTAAAACGAAAATTTTTAAGttccacaattaaaaaaaaaaatactctgtaGGCATTTTTTCCCCTCCAAAATAGGAATTAAGGGTatggggtaataaaatttattacactTACAAATGTTTTAAGGATGAAGGTGTATGTAATAATCCTTCAACAAAAAGTGTTGTataagagtaagaaatgaagctgtgttggaaagagtgggtgaagaaagaatgatgctgaaactgatcaggaagaggaaaaggaattggctgagaagaaactgcctactgaaggatgcactggaaggaatggtgaacgggagaagagttcgggcagaagaagataccagatgatagacgacattaagatatatggatcatatgaggagactaagaggaaggcagaaaataggaaagactggagaatgctgggtttgcaatgaaagacctgcccttgggcagaactctGAATGAATGAAGAGATTATGTATCCGATCCCAAAGTTTGTTAGTCTAATTTAGTTCTTTAGTTTTGTGTATAATGAACTGGTCAGGTGACAAGAATGAAGGACCACTTAAAAAAAAGGAGATTTTTCTATTGTAAAACCAGAGGGCGAGACCAAAATGAAGCTCAGAACATGGAATTCTCAAAAAGCTCTGTGGAAAAGAATTGGAGGTGATTGGCAGTAAATGGGGAAATTGGAAAACATAGGAAAACCGAAGCTAATATTAGTTTATTGAGGTAGGAATGTTGATGATACAACAGAGAAATGTAGCcacaacataatattttatttagttttttggTAGTTTATtctacaatgctttatcaactgctaaggttatctagcatctgaatgagatgaaagtgataatgccagcgaaattagtCCAGGGACCAGTGCCAAAAGTTAACTAACATTTGCTCTTAggctaatgggttgagggaaaaccccagataaaaacctcaagcaggttaCTTGTTccatccaggatttgaacctgggcccgttaGTTTCATGCTAAACATTACTCCAGAACCATAGTTTATTTTTGTGTCATTCTCTGcctgtatttaatttttctattatttatttattaaactacCTCTCAACAGAGTTAGCCTCTTGGGACTCTATATTCACAATATTTGGTGTTAAGTTAATCAGCAATTAACAGAGATACACTCAATATTTAGAAATTATACAATTAATATGTGTGTGTattgtacacaaaaggaaattaacaggactcataacacatgcacacacacatagtacatatatatatatatatatatatatatgtgtggtGCAATTATTGAGAACAGTAGTTACAATTTCGTCTACAGATTTTCTTACAATCTACACAATCATTTATATCATTGTCAGATCTGCAATCAATCTTAAAGCCTAAGTTCTTTTAAAATTTGATATCGTGAGTTCAAGTTCagagaagtaaaattttcaggaattaaaaaaactgtatacatctatattttttaaaacaaacttaatttttcaagtATAATGTTTTAAAATGATATCATATCAATTGCTCCATAAGTTTTTATATCAATTTGTGCATTAAGGACTTGTTAAACGACATTTGAAGGTTTTGGACACGAGACACATTTGAAATCACTCACTTCTTTATGAAGCATTGAAGAGAGGGTAATTAGGTGTATAAGGGTAAAGAATTACATGAAGCCTATAAACTGACATTCATGGTCATAATCTCCATCCTCATTAACATTACCACTAGTACCAACAAGTGACTGAATGCAGTTCACAGCATCATTATGTAAGAATTTCATCAAAGatttcacacaattcaatttcttttcatttataggAATCTGACCTTTGTAAGCTTTCTGGGAGCGAATTACAGGTCCTGAATTAAGTTTCAATACTCTGACACTGCTcttaaaactattttaaattcattctgaaaatcaattatttcattaccTTTTACAGAATAAACAGGGAATTTTTCTCTTCAACTAAATCCATCCTTGATACATTTCCATGGACTcaacatttcttttcattttttcaatgacCGCAAAATGCTAGTCACAAGGTAGGAAAGAATGTCCTCGAACTGGGAACATTTGTTCCATTTTCTTGAGCCTACCATGTCCTGGACTTGGAATTATATTGAAATGACTGAATATTTTAAGGCTGTCCAAATATGTTAGGAGCGTAGACTTGGACACTTCTTTCCAGAACTGGATGAAATGTGTCCAAATCACTACATTTCAATAAAAAAGACACATTTCGAAAAAGAAGGTGACTTGGGGAGTTTTTGAGCTCGCTCTCTTTTGttcataatgtaaaaaaaaaaaaaaaaaccagcaaTAATGCAGTTTGTTCTGTCCTCAAGATTCTATGGAATGGTAGTGCAAGCTATTACTTTTAAGTTCATCTTTTCCATGTAGttcaaatgttttaattttgagTTGCTGTCTTAAAATacaagatgggaggataatattaaaatggatttgagggaagtgggatatgatggtagagactggattaattttgctcaggatagggaccaatggcgggtggcaataaacctccaggttccttaaaagccactaagtaagtaagtcttaAAATACATGGTGTCCGACATGAACTATTCTGTTAAGAGTTTGATAACTCaataactaaatattaataaatgtatctcacaaggagaggacatgctctgtatatcaccgaatggaataagattgtgtgagatgaaagtacaagacgtactgtttaaagtcatacctggtatgggtggccaatgacccctcgttttggaaatattggctattgtttgtgacatacttccgttaggtgcctaatagggaagcattagactgtgtaacagcatagcccatatggttggatgctgagctgttatccaggcaacctgagttcgaatcttaactgtttctatatttttttcttttaataatgattaatattgtgatcacagttatctatttacatacctatatcatatttctcaatgtattgaatgcttcatcatgttttaaacaaattactaattaactaacattgtattgtaaaggataaacaatgaaatactgctcacgtaggaaggtaagatgtgtcaccggcatctgttctatttctgtagcagctattccatttcattttgtacccgattcattatgatgtcataaaaacacacaaacatacatatttcctgcaccatgcacagcaaataaaagaaggttgtccacagtcacacacatttttccgcacttctgccgtgaaacagatatccttcacattcacaaacatttctcgttcgtttattaattttgatgcataccagcatatttcaacatggctttgaatataggaactgacaactcaacgtgaataataataataataataataataataataataataataataataataataataataataataataataatatcaagctttaaaaaatcaGAAGgtattaggattcgaactcgggttgcctggatgacaactcagcacccaaccacatgagctacgcccttatacagtctaatgcttccctattaggtacctaacggaagtatgtcacaaacaatagtcaatatttccaaaacgaggggtcattggccacccataccaggtatgactttaaacagtgtctCTTGCACTTTCATGTCACAAGATCTGatttaattctgtgatatacagagcgtgtcctctccttgtaagtggtGTTTACTGCAGACCTCGCCAAGTTCTTGTGGTGACGCCATAATTCCATTCCTCGTGATTTTCAGCAGATGTTCAATTgttgttaatttttatgttattccaTTCATTGTTGCTGACATTTTCGTGATGATGAATTCATTTGTTTAGTCTGCCAGGCCAGACGAGACGCACATGTGGACTTGATGACTTCCTGTTTTTTGCAGCAGATGGCATTTGGATAAATTTGTTGGTTGTTGAACTTTCTTATTAGCGTTTGTCTCAGATTAGATTTATGGCTATATAGTGTGtattttgtcccgcgccgtggcgtcgcggtccaaggcatcctgcctaggactcgcgttacggaatgcgcgctggttcgagtccccatgggggaagaaattttctcatgaaatttcggccagtgtatgagaccggtgcccacccagcatcgtgatgcacttggggagctacgataggtagcgaaatccggttacgcaaaccagctataacggctggggggctcatcgtgctaaccacacgatacctccattctggttggatgatcgtccacctctgcttcggcatgtgggttgtgaggccaacagccggctggtaggtcttggcccttcatgggctgtagcgccacggatgattattattattagtgtgtaTTTTGCTGatgttttcatttttatctttTTCTTGTTGATTCGAAAATTATCTCATTCAtcagaaaaaattaaaagtaattacaATCTGTTTTTTGCAGGGCTGCGTTGCCTTATCAACAGAGCATTTCAAACAGTGCAAGAgagaaagaagtgaaatttgtagacgGAAGGTTACCAGAAGAGATGAAGCTTGCAAATTCTTCCAGCGAAGACAAGAATGTCCTGAAATGTGACAGATGTGAGAAATTTTTTATATACAGTGAGACAGTGAATTTTTTGTGTAAAAAGTGCAATGATGAAGACCTAAAAATGAAAGCTATTGCAGGAGACAAGCAGTACTCTTGTAACCAATGCAGTAAATTTTTCGCTAGAAAAGAAGGTCTAAAAAGACATGTGCGAATCCATACCGGTGAAAAACCGTACAGCTGCGAATTATGCGGtaaaaaattttcatacaataattcattattaatacatacacaaacacattccGGTGAAAAGCCATACGAGTGTGAGTATTGCAAAAAACGATTCTCTTTGGCCACTAACCTCGTAGTTCATTCACGGACACATACTGGTGAAAATCCATACAAATGTGATCGTTGTGATAAATCGTTCTGTCATTCGAGTGCCCTTGTGAAACATTCTAGAACGCACACTGGCGAAAAACCCTACCAATGTCAGTATTGCAATAGACGTTTTTCAGATGGCAGTGTTCTAAGAAAACATATAAGAACTCACACTGGAGAAAAGCCATATCAGTGTAAGCAATGcaacaaatatttttcttccaaatCCTACGTCACATTTCATGCCCgattacacaataaaacaaataaaatgtgaGAGGATCTTGTTACTATATCAAAACATGTGGTGAACTCTGTTTAAgaacttttatttattacatttctctTATATAAAATATGAGCATACACTTTCTCATATTAATTTTACGGAATTCTGTAAAGGTTCAATATGCATGCGCCACTAGAAAACATtcctaaaataccttgaaaatcgtttggatttatagtatggagtagtgaaaattaattgtgatcaCTAGGAGAGTTATATGCCCGCATATATCCatacttatataatatattatataatacagtaAGAAATTAAGTGTGTTGTGGCagtgataaaattgtgaaaaattcctTTACAGTGGCGCGAACATATTGAATCTTCAAtcgaaatttcatttttttttcgcaGAGCCAGTGTTCAGTGTGATACAGGTGTCCACATAGTTCCCACACATTGGCTTCCAGCAAGCGATAGGGTCAGATCCTAGATTATAGtatatgaagaataaaaaaaaagttccatCTATAAAATAAGCGCACGCAcagaacagaattaataaaatttaaaaaggaaTTTTACTTAGCGGTATTACTGCcgtgctctcatggttaacattcggcaggtctttgagtggCCTCGTGCATaatattcggcaggtctttgaaatttaattgcattattgttttcaatttcctatgtcgccgctccaattactcgcctcaatttcaatattgcaaccaataagctgcttccattattaaatgacacccacttgtctaatccacgtggactaaaaccgaggttgcaatgtcttgtgctgaggacgaacattaaggtatgtgattaaaaattattattaaagagttgttattaagagttaagaatgttaaCGTacttgtatatgaaataataatactaattacaataataataataataataataataataatagccttttaacaatataacaaactagtgcttattcttatcgaggaagtagacatgACAacatgacgcttagagtgaaacctacagagcaacaatcagtCGGTAAAAattatgtatgacttgaggctttcccggcgtttgatatagaataacaattcttgggttctcagccaggtgagttggagattagctgccaagctttcgatggctagctctgccatctgaTGAAGTCTGACgaagtccctgaagaagatggcagagctagccgttgaaagcttggaagcagatctccaactcacctggctgagaacccgagaagagttattctatggtaaaaattatgttttaaaagcacaccgcacgttattgtatgatgccgacatgttaagcatgagagcgcggcgataataccaatGTTGCCACACTACACCAGGTGTTCCAAACGTTTGTCAGAAAATATAGCTAATTGAGTGTCGAAGGCACTAATTATGTTTGTCTCCAATATATATTATGCTCTAATTACTCAAGTTTTATAGTTCTGCCTCAAACCTGACTCTCCAGCATGATGGCTTATGCGACAACAGCACTCAACTGATGGTTAATTGCGAGcaagtcatcattattattaggactcgaatttttagatatttatatttatatttttatttttatgtgctaaaaatcgggaaaatatgacaaaaaggaaaaatatttcgttatgtttcaattatttcatgtgaatataaacaatatgcatcAGTttgtcggtgttacaaccaaatgtttcgtccactactccgtggatatcttcagtggcgtggtacacgtgtgtgcagagatctgctgtgtgtatcagaCTGGTAGCACGTCGATATTTGAGGTGTGGGGCTGTTGTTGCTTGTCGTCGCCGCGGTCCACACCAGTGGCTTCGGTGCTTTGATTGTTTGTCATAGTGTCTAATTGTCGGAGAAAGGGTTTGATGTTTGTGCTTCTGAGGGCCGGATACCAAGCTTTGTTGACCTTGAGTCCTTCCTCCTTGCGGTTAAAGTTCTTTTTGTGTTTATGAATCTCAATAGCTTCCCGATGTAACTGGCATAGAAGTGTGGCGTACTGCTTAGGATGTCGGTGTCCTGGAACCTGATGTTGTGATCCCCATCATTAAAAGCATGCTCGGCTACGGCCACTTGTCCACGTAACCTAGACGGCAGTTCCTTCTATGCTCTGTGATTCGGGTCTTGAAGCTACGCTGTGTTGTACCTATGTACACTGACCCACAGGAACACGGGATTCTGTATACTCCAGCTGATGAAAGTCGGTTATGTTTGTCCTTGACAGACCGTAAGCAGTTACGAGTCTGCCTAGTAGGAGTGAAAATTGTCTCCACGTTGTGTTGTTGTAGTATCTTGCTAGTATACGCATCCTATCAATgctggccgtgaaagcctacattccaagaaTATGCATCAGAATAAATTATGTTGCCTCGCCAACTGcagaagaattacagtacacaatgagattcatccatTACAAATGCttgacgattatcgcggaacactgccttgtactgaggaaaagagcgccctggccattaagaaacaacatgcactccctGGAGACATGTTTGTGACTGGAAACGAAATAGAGACagatgatgtttatgaaattataattgcttcctgaatcagcgttatgataacttacaagactctcctaaatgacacatcaatgtttgtgtgttatttaatgtgtaacacttttattaagccgccaatgcttatctactataatagtcatttacatgaataagatttttacatgaacgttttcgataccattttttgtatcatcttcagatgcattataattaaaattaacaattaacatttgtaaatgattgaaaacctagccattggtgtgtgttttctgtgaacttcttttcgtgattaagtgtgtgatacatttatggatgtcgcttgtctactagtaattagtgctaatagtaatactaagcttacttaatatcaatcaatttctaaaatgcaatataaaacttatagtataacaccaatataaaaacttttataaaagaacacttgtttggtcgtttttgttattctgtctttgAGTTCTGTTGTGTCTTGCCTTTTAATGGGGCGATTATAACTGTTCtctctttgtttttatataaaacttcataaTACTAAAATGCTGAATCATTGTGTAAGAAGCAATTTGTAGAGCACTTGTTTTAATCACTTGGTAGATAAGCActggcggcttaataaaagtgttacacattcaATTATAGcagtaacaaaacaaaaatgaaattgttgtgtgtgtaagTTACACTAAATTGTTTTAGTGGTAACAGCTCTTACAGCTTGC encodes:
- the LOC138694283 gene encoding zinc finger protein ZFP2-like, giving the protein MEVIKVEPLAVDGLQTQSSIFGEVANESKSHNEFKEEEEEEEEEVKEEEAAAVPFIFVAVNTETEAESDYLPEVKKEVAEEEIMEDNLGVLGAALPYQQSISNSAREKEVKFVDGRLPEEMKLANSSSEDKNVLKCDRCEKFFIYSETVNFLCKKCNDEDLKMKAIAGDKQYSCNQCSKFFARKEGLKRHVRIHTGEKPYSCELCGKKFSYNNSLLIHTQTHSGEKPYECEYCKKRFSLATNLVVHSRTHTGENPYKCDRCDKSFCHSSALVKHSRTHTGEKPYQCQYCNRRFSDGSVLRKHIRTHTGEKPYQCKQCNKYFSSKSYVTFHARLHNKTNKM